Proteins from one Amycolatopsis benzoatilytica AK 16/65 genomic window:
- a CDS encoding ArsR/SmtB family transcription factor, which produces MAQYSTVLDGVFTALADPTRRAVVRRLGQGPASVGDLAREAPMTLPSFMKHVRMLESHGLIRTVKSGRVRTCELNRERFALVEDWLAEQRRVWAGRADRLEQFVTSQEETL; this is translated from the coding sequence ATGGCTCAGTATTCAACCGTGCTCGACGGTGTCTTCACCGCGCTCGCCGATCCCACCCGGCGGGCCGTAGTGCGGCGACTGGGGCAGGGACCGGCGAGCGTCGGAGACTTGGCGCGCGAGGCGCCGATGACATTGCCCTCGTTCATGAAGCACGTTCGGATGCTCGAGTCCCACGGTCTGATCCGGACAGTCAAATCCGGCCGGGTGCGTACGTGCGAGCTCAATCGCGAGCGGTTCGCGCTCGTCGAGGACTGGCTCGCCGAACAGCGGCGCGTCTGGGCCGGCCGCGCTGACCGGCTGGAGCAGTTCGTCACCAGCCAGGAGGAAACGCTGTGA
- a CDS encoding TetR/AcrR family transcriptional regulator — translation MSTAKSERSRLTRAKIVAAAGELFAEKGYGATSLQDVAARAGVAVQTIYFVFGNKRTLFKDVVDTTIAGDAEPIDTMSREWFQSALSAPSAAAQVRLHVRGTRRVLERVAPVIPVIAAATATDPEIPALWPDRDPRYTVQQAAAKSLITKPGAREGVSAKHAADVLYGVLSPELYLVFTRERAWSGAKWERWAEETLTGQLCQPD, via the coding sequence ATGAGCACTGCCAAGTCCGAGCGATCCCGGCTGACCCGCGCGAAGATCGTCGCCGCGGCCGGCGAACTGTTCGCCGAAAAGGGCTACGGGGCCACGAGCCTGCAAGACGTCGCGGCGCGGGCCGGGGTCGCGGTGCAGACGATCTACTTCGTCTTCGGCAACAAGCGCACCCTGTTCAAAGACGTCGTCGACACGACGATCGCGGGCGACGCCGAGCCGATCGACACGATGAGCCGCGAGTGGTTTCAGTCCGCGTTGTCCGCACCGTCCGCGGCGGCGCAGGTCCGCCTGCACGTCCGCGGCACCCGCCGCGTGCTGGAGCGAGTCGCGCCAGTCATCCCGGTGATCGCCGCCGCGACCGCGACCGATCCGGAGATCCCGGCACTGTGGCCGGACCGGGACCCGCGCTACACGGTGCAGCAGGCGGCCGCGAAGTCGCTGATCACAAAGCCGGGCGCACGCGAAGGCGTGTCCGCCAAGCACGCGGCGGACGTGTTGTACGGGGTACTCAGCCCGGAGCTGTACCTGGTGTTCACGCGGGAGCGGGCGTGGTCGGGCGCGAAGTGGGAGCGGTGGGCCGAAGAGACGCTGACCGGCCAGCTGTGCCAGCCGGACTGA
- a CDS encoding SRPBCC domain-containing protein: MNPDLDLSLDRVIRAPRKRVWDAWTDPTSLARWWIPAPLRCRVERLDVRAGGAFVTRMSEDGAAFGPHLDACFLVVDEYERLVFTNALDSGWRPANPAPVAMTAEIVFLDHPDGTDYRVLVRHADPAARDRHADLGFADGWGTVTSQLARLAEAG, from the coding sequence GTGAATCCCGATCTCGACCTGTCGCTCGACCGCGTGATCCGCGCGCCGCGCAAACGCGTCTGGGACGCCTGGACCGATCCGACCAGCCTCGCGCGGTGGTGGATCCCCGCACCGTTGCGCTGCCGGGTGGAGCGGCTGGACGTCCGCGCCGGCGGCGCGTTCGTCACGCGGATGAGCGAGGACGGTGCGGCGTTCGGGCCGCACCTCGACGCGTGTTTCCTGGTGGTGGACGAATACGAGCGGCTGGTTTTCACCAACGCGCTCGACAGCGGCTGGCGTCCGGCGAATCCGGCACCGGTCGCGATGACCGCGGAGATCGTCTTCCTCGACCACCCGGACGGCACCGATTACCGGGTGCTCGTCCGGCACGCCGACCCGGCCGCCCGGGACCGGCACGCTGACCTCGGGTTCGCCGACGGCTGGGGAACGGTCACCAGCCAGCTGGCACGGCTCGCGGAAGCCGGCTGA
- the aspS gene encoding aspartate--tRNA(Asn) ligase, producing the protein MSTRTPVACLRDHVGSTVSIAGWVHRRRVLKSVSFLVIRDRTGTAQAVFREPPEVAEETVVRLSGVVAANPQAPSGAELRDPALEVLSTVEKRPPFPLYRPDVPASLPVVLDNAAVALRHPALRHRFEVAAASVAAFRRVLDRAGFTEIHTPKIVATATESGSNVFRLDYFGRPAYLAQSPQFFKQAMVGVFERVYEVGPVFRAEPHDTARHLAQHTSLDAELGFIADHRDVMAVLREVVAEMAGAAGPGAPEVPSDIPAVDFVAAQELLARHTGEDPRGEPDLAPAHERWLGEWAAREFGSEFLFVTGYPMAKRPFYTHPDPARPGQSNSFDLLFRGMELVTGGQRLHRHADYSAVLGEAAGDYSDYLDAFAHGMPPHGGFAIGLERWVAQVLRVGNIRGTALFPRDLHRLRP; encoded by the coding sequence ATGAGTACCCGCACCCCGGTGGCCTGCCTGCGTGACCACGTGGGCTCCACCGTATCGATCGCCGGCTGGGTGCACCGCCGGCGCGTGCTGAAATCCGTGTCGTTCCTGGTGATCCGGGACCGGACCGGGACGGCGCAGGCAGTGTTTCGCGAACCGCCGGAGGTCGCCGAGGAGACCGTCGTCCGGCTTTCCGGCGTCGTGGCGGCCAATCCGCAGGCCCCGTCGGGAGCGGAGCTTCGCGACCCGGCGCTGGAAGTGCTGTCCACAGTGGAGAAACGGCCGCCGTTCCCGTTGTACCGGCCCGATGTTCCCGCTTCGCTGCCGGTAGTGCTGGACAACGCGGCAGTCGCGTTGCGGCATCCGGCGCTGCGGCACCGGTTCGAGGTGGCCGCGGCGAGTGTCGCCGCGTTTCGCCGGGTGCTGGACCGGGCCGGCTTCACCGAGATCCACACGCCCAAGATCGTCGCCACCGCCACCGAATCCGGCTCGAACGTGTTCCGGCTCGACTACTTCGGCCGGCCCGCGTACCTCGCGCAGTCGCCGCAGTTCTTCAAACAGGCGATGGTGGGCGTGTTCGAGCGGGTCTACGAGGTCGGGCCGGTGTTCCGGGCGGAGCCGCACGACACCGCCCGGCATCTGGCGCAGCACACGAGCCTGGACGCCGAGCTGGGGTTCATCGCCGACCACCGCGACGTGATGGCGGTGCTGCGGGAGGTCGTCGCGGAGATGGCCGGCGCGGCCGGGCCGGGCGCGCCAGAGGTGCCCTCGGACATCCCCGCAGTGGACTTCGTTGCCGCGCAAGAGCTTCTGGCCCGGCACACCGGCGAAGACCCGCGCGGGGAACCGGACCTCGCGCCCGCGCACGAGCGGTGGCTGGGCGAATGGGCGGCGCGGGAGTTCGGATCGGAATTCCTGTTCGTCACCGGGTATCCGATGGCCAAGCGGCCGTTCTACACGCATCCGGACCCGGCCCGGCCCGGCCAGTCCAACAGTTTCGACCTGTTGTTCCGCGGGATGGAACTCGTCACCGGCGGGCAGCGACTGCACCGGCACGCCGACTACTCGGCGGTGCTCGGCGAAGCCGCCGGGGACTATTCGGACTATCTGGACGCGTTCGCGCACGGGATGCCGCCGCACGGCGGGTTCGCCATCGGACTGGAGCGCTGGGTCGCCCAGGTGCTGCGGGTGGGCAACATCCGGGGGACCGCGTTGTTCCCCCGGGACCTGCACCGCCTGCGCCCGTAA
- a CDS encoding serine/threonine-protein kinase has protein sequence MTGTGDADAGTTARRFALGRFEPAPPLLAGRYELGERIGDGATASVLRAKDQETGATVAVKLFHAGTAELSRSRREQETAALRAVRHPGLVAYLDAGVDEGHAYLVMDYVPGPNLAERLRSGPFPAGPALELGIRLADALAHVHAHEVTHRDLKPANILLAGDEPRIADFGVAFLVDATRVTQTGAVVGTAAYLSPEQVLGERPGPASDVYALGLVLLECLTGVREYPGTAAETSVVRLHRSPRIPPGTPEPLARTLRAMTLRDPDERPSASAVARALRGEKAVRLPLPVRLARLGRRSDAAPSRRRTTLVAGLPVMLVAVGALVLATPVRPATGSVPETPADSSPPPASPSMPDPATVAPPVPAARTEQPPQAPAVPGSETTQTASIPGSTASGPPPSASSPPSAPRTTPSQAKPSGGPHGPPPSGPPSRKPPH, from the coding sequence ATGACCGGCACTGGCGACGCGGACGCGGGCACTACAGCGCGCCGGTTCGCGCTGGGCCGGTTCGAGCCCGCCCCGCCGCTGCTGGCCGGACGGTACGAGCTCGGCGAACGGATCGGCGACGGCGCGACCGCTTCGGTCCTTCGCGCGAAGGACCAGGAGACCGGGGCCACGGTCGCGGTCAAGCTGTTCCACGCGGGAACGGCCGAGCTGAGCCGGAGCCGCCGGGAGCAGGAAACGGCGGCACTGCGCGCGGTCCGCCATCCGGGGCTCGTCGCGTACCTCGACGCCGGCGTCGACGAGGGCCACGCCTACCTGGTCATGGACTACGTGCCCGGACCGAACCTCGCCGAGCGGCTGCGGTCCGGTCCGTTCCCCGCCGGTCCGGCTCTCGAGCTGGGCATCCGGCTCGCCGACGCGCTCGCGCACGTCCACGCGCACGAGGTGACGCACCGGGACCTCAAGCCGGCCAACATCCTGCTGGCCGGGGACGAACCGCGGATCGCCGACTTCGGCGTCGCGTTCCTGGTCGACGCGACCCGGGTGACCCAGACCGGCGCGGTGGTCGGGACCGCGGCTTACCTGTCCCCGGAGCAGGTGCTGGGCGAGCGGCCAGGTCCGGCCTCGGACGTCTACGCGCTCGGGCTGGTCCTGCTGGAATGCCTGACCGGCGTCCGCGAGTACCCGGGCACAGCCGCGGAAACCTCGGTGGTGCGGCTGCATCGGTCGCCGCGGATTCCGCCGGGCACCCCGGAGCCGCTGGCGAGAACGCTGCGTGCGATGACGTTGCGCGATCCGGACGAACGGCCTTCCGCGTCCGCGGTCGCCCGCGCGTTGCGCGGCGAGAAAGCTGTCCGGCTGCCGTTGCCGGTGCGGCTGGCCAGGCTCGGCCGCCGATCGGACGCCGCGCCGTCGCGCCGTCGGACGACGCTGGTGGCCGGATTGCCGGTCATGCTGGTCGCGGTCGGCGCGTTGGTGCTGGCCACCCCGGTTCGACCGGCGACGGGTTCCGTCCCGGAGACCCCGGCGGATTCTTCCCCGCCGCCCGCGTCGCCGAGCATGCCGGACCCCGCTACCGTTGCGCCGCCTGTTCCGGCGGCGAGGACGGAGCAGCCGCCGCAGGCTCCGGCGGTCCCGGGAAGCGAGACGACGCAGACCGCGTCCATCCCGGGCTCGACGGCCAGCGGCCCGCCGCCGTCGGCTTCGTCCCCTCCGTCCGCCCCGAGAACCACGCCGAGCCAAGCGAAACCGTCCGGCGGCCCGCACGGCCCGCCGCCCAGCGGCCCGCCCAGCCGGAAGCCTCCACATTAG
- the xylA gene encoding xylose isomerase codes for MPDYTPTPEDKFSFGLWTVGWPAADPFGVATRPPLDPVESVHRLAELGAYGVTFHDDDLLATEPDRDTAIARFRKALAETGLRVPMATTNLFSHPVFKDGALTSNDRDIRRYALTKIRRNLDLAAELGAQTYVLWGGREGAESDAAKDVRAALDRYKEGLDVIADYAVGQGYDIRFALEPKPNEPRGDILLPTIGHALGFISRLERSELFGLNPEVGHEQMAGLNFVHGIAQALWQDKLFHIDLNGQHGPKYDQDLIFGHGDLASAFFLVDLLEQGGYDGPRHFDYKPLRTEDSEDVWVSAAANMRTYLILREKARAFRADPEAAEALAAARVPELATPTLAPGETLDDLAADEFDVEAAGKRGYHFTRLNQLALEHLLGVR; via the coding sequence ATGCCCGACTACACCCCAACCCCGGAGGACAAGTTCTCGTTCGGGCTGTGGACCGTCGGCTGGCCCGCGGCCGACCCGTTCGGCGTGGCCACCCGCCCGCCGCTGGACCCGGTCGAGAGCGTGCACCGACTCGCCGAACTCGGCGCGTACGGCGTCACGTTCCACGACGACGACCTGCTCGCCACCGAGCCGGACCGCGACACCGCGATCGCCCGGTTCCGGAAGGCGCTGGCCGAAACCGGGCTGCGCGTGCCGATGGCCACGACGAACCTGTTCAGCCACCCGGTGTTCAAGGACGGAGCGCTGACCAGCAACGACCGCGACATCCGCCGGTACGCGCTGACGAAGATCCGCCGCAATCTCGACCTGGCCGCCGAACTCGGCGCGCAGACCTACGTCCTGTGGGGCGGCCGCGAGGGCGCCGAATCCGATGCGGCGAAGGACGTTCGCGCCGCGCTCGACCGGTACAAAGAGGGCCTCGACGTGATCGCCGACTACGCGGTCGGACAGGGCTACGACATCCGGTTCGCGCTGGAGCCGAAGCCGAACGAGCCGCGCGGCGACATCCTGCTGCCGACCATCGGCCACGCGCTCGGCTTCATCTCGCGACTGGAACGGTCCGAACTGTTCGGGCTCAACCCCGAAGTCGGGCACGAGCAGATGGCCGGACTGAACTTCGTGCACGGCATTGCGCAAGCGCTCTGGCAGGACAAGCTGTTCCACATCGACCTCAACGGCCAGCACGGACCGAAGTACGACCAGGACCTCATCTTCGGCCACGGCGACCTGGCCAGCGCGTTCTTCCTGGTCGACCTGCTGGAGCAGGGCGGCTACGACGGCCCGCGGCACTTCGACTACAAGCCGCTGCGCACCGAGGATTCCGAGGACGTCTGGGTTTCCGCGGCGGCGAACATGCGGACCTACCTGATCCTGCGCGAGAAGGCCCGCGCGTTCCGGGCCGATCCGGAAGCCGCCGAGGCGCTCGCCGCCGCGCGCGTGCCGGAACTCGCCACGCCGACGCTCGCGCCCGGCGAGACGCTGGACGATCTGGCAGCCGACGAATTCGACGTCGAAGCGGCGGGCAAACGCGGGTACCACTTCACCCGGCTCAACCAGCTGGCGCTGGAGCACCTGCTCGGCGTCCGGTAA
- a CDS encoding ROK family transcriptional regulator encodes MTQPVRHDAMRARNLELVLGEISRGGPVTRAALAERTGLTKSTVSTLVGALLEAGFLAEQAAVRAGERGRPGVEVSLSGARLASLGLEINVDYLAACVLDLTSTVRRAVRLERDNRREPASEVLRAVAELAASTLAEARELGLTVAGAVLAVSGPVRDGVVLSAPNLGWQNVPVVLDLPLPVSVDNEANLGALGELWFGAGSADFLYVSGEIGIGAGLVVGSRLFRGTGGLAGELGHVLVSPAGPACRCGAVGCLETYAGQEAMLAAAGVGTVDEFAAALAGEDAAALSAAAAAGEALGLALASAVNLMDVDRVVLGGVFGRLFRWLAPAAEAVLTARLGSLRGSVPVLSPSALGDSAATLGAAGRTVHRVLADPAPFLS; translated from the coding sequence ATGACCCAGCCGGTCCGGCACGACGCGATGCGAGCGCGGAACCTCGAACTGGTGCTCGGCGAGATCAGTCGCGGCGGTCCGGTCACCCGCGCCGCGCTCGCCGAACGGACCGGGCTGACCAAGTCGACGGTCTCCACTTTGGTCGGCGCGCTGCTGGAGGCCGGCTTCCTGGCCGAGCAGGCGGCCGTGCGGGCGGGGGAACGCGGCCGCCCCGGCGTCGAGGTTTCGCTGAGCGGCGCGCGGCTGGCCTCGCTGGGGCTCGAGATCAATGTGGACTACCTGGCCGCGTGCGTGCTCGACCTGACGAGCACGGTGCGGCGGGCGGTGCGCCTTGAGCGAGACAACCGGCGAGAACCCGCGTCCGAGGTGCTTCGTGCGGTGGCCGAGCTGGCGGCTTCGACGCTGGCCGAAGCACGCGAACTCGGTCTGACGGTGGCGGGAGCCGTGCTCGCGGTGTCCGGTCCGGTGCGAGACGGCGTGGTGCTGAGCGCGCCGAACTTGGGATGGCAGAACGTTCCGGTCGTACTGGACCTGCCGCTGCCGGTGTCGGTCGACAACGAGGCCAATCTGGGTGCCCTCGGCGAGCTGTGGTTTGGCGCCGGGTCGGCGGATTTCCTTTACGTGTCCGGGGAAATCGGCATCGGCGCGGGTTTGGTTGTCGGCTCCAGGCTGTTTCGCGGCACCGGCGGCCTGGCGGGGGAGCTGGGGCACGTCCTGGTGTCGCCGGCCGGTCCTGCCTGCCGCTGCGGTGCGGTCGGCTGCCTGGAGACCTACGCCGGCCAGGAGGCGATGCTGGCCGCGGCCGGAGTCGGGACTGTCGACGAGTTCGCCGCCGCGTTGGCCGGGGAGGACGCAGCAGCGCTGTCCGCCGCTGCCGCCGCCGGAGAAGCGCTGGGACTGGCTCTCGCGTCGGCGGTCAATCTGATGGACGTCGACCGGGTGGTGCTGGGCGGCGTCTTCGGGCGGTTGTTCCGCTGGCTGGCACCGGCGGCGGAGGCGGTGCTGACCGCGCGGCTGGGCTCGCTGCGCGGCTCGGTGCCGGTGCTGAGCCCGTCAGCGCTCGGCGATTCGGCGGCCACGCTGGGCGCCGCTGGTCGCACCGTCCACCGGGTACTGGCCGACCCGGCGCCGTTCCTGTCCTGA
- a CDS encoding alkaline phosphatase has product MRKAMVLTAAALAVAGAVPAVAMTSDGAEPAGWQPKARNIVYLQGDGMGAAQREFIRLATVGRAGDLAMNRLPVTGLVHTDPADRNELVTDSAAAATALATGHKTVNGAVGQDPQGRRLLTVLEQAKRAGKSTGLVTTAQITGASPAAFASHVPSRDLQSDIAKQYLTESRPEVLLGGGEDWWLPKGEPGAWPDKPGEESRGTHGNLIEQAQRSGYTYVRNASELAATHAPRLLGLFANEDMVDYGPDGKGAYQPKVPLPVMAKKALDTLSANPRGFFLFLEEEGIDGMSHENNAHGVLDAGRALDATVAEVLRFTRSHPDTLVVIGGDHETGGLAIENADGPPKGDEDGPFPVPGTNLSLVVDWTTGDHSGVPTPVTATGPGSDRLDGTIDNTGVYRAMVAAARLD; this is encoded by the coding sequence ATGCGCAAGGCGATGGTGCTCACCGCGGCGGCGCTCGCGGTCGCGGGGGCAGTGCCGGCGGTGGCGATGACCAGCGACGGCGCGGAGCCAGCCGGATGGCAGCCGAAGGCCCGCAACATCGTCTACCTCCAGGGCGACGGCATGGGCGCGGCGCAGCGGGAGTTCATCCGGCTGGCGACCGTGGGCCGCGCGGGCGACCTGGCGATGAACCGGCTTCCGGTGACCGGCCTGGTGCACACCGACCCGGCCGACCGGAACGAACTCGTCACCGATTCGGCGGCCGCGGCCACCGCGCTGGCCACCGGGCACAAGACGGTCAACGGTGCGGTCGGCCAGGACCCGCAGGGCCGCCGTCTGCTGACCGTGCTGGAACAGGCGAAGCGCGCCGGCAAGTCGACTGGTCTGGTCACCACGGCGCAGATCACCGGCGCGTCGCCGGCCGCGTTCGCCTCGCACGTGCCCTCGCGCGACCTGCAGAGCGACATCGCCAAGCAGTACCTCACCGAGAGCCGTCCGGAAGTCCTCCTCGGCGGCGGCGAGGACTGGTGGCTGCCGAAGGGCGAGCCGGGCGCGTGGCCGGACAAGCCGGGCGAGGAAAGCCGCGGCACGCACGGGAATCTCATCGAGCAGGCGCAGCGGTCCGGATACACCTACGTGCGCAACGCCAGCGAACTCGCCGCGACGCACGCGCCGCGCCTGCTCGGCCTGTTCGCCAACGAGGACATGGTCGACTACGGTCCGGACGGCAAGGGCGCGTACCAGCCGAAAGTCCCGCTGCCGGTGATGGCGAAGAAGGCGCTCGACACGCTTTCGGCGAACCCTCGCGGGTTCTTCCTTTTCCTGGAAGAGGAAGGCATCGACGGAATGTCGCACGAGAACAACGCGCACGGCGTACTCGACGCGGGCCGGGCACTCGACGCGACGGTCGCCGAAGTGCTCCGCTTCACCCGCTCGCACCCGGACACGCTGGTCGTCATCGGCGGTGACCACGAGACCGGCGGCCTGGCCATCGAGAACGCCGACGGCCCGCCGAAGGGGGACGAGGACGGTCCGTTCCCGGTGCCCGGGACCAACCTCTCGCTGGTCGTCGACTGGACGACCGGCGACCACAGCGGCGTGCCTACGCCGGTCACCGCGACCGGCCCGGGCTCGGACCGGCTGGACGGGACGATCGACAACACCGGCGTGTACCGCGCGATGGTGGCGGCGGCGCGGCTGGATTGA
- a CDS encoding PP2C family protein-serine/threonine phosphatase has translation MVSRPAPASALPPGAELPGHAGFWRSALADVRDPVFLQGPDGALRWANAAGERLGAAELIGVTETTGMVGRRPAKIRDLPDGWRAWTVVEDGRRRPEEFLAEAGPKLAAARGRHGTARVIAELAASALGECAFVLMPTTRGRWEWWSCTDHSGSGHGRIRRVPAQAAPVVSAAVADVGRPEVRTVPVAEVSTLPAAVAEPFEDALDVSVVSFGSGIAGAVLLGRRGEAPFGPAHGQAVEAFADAAGAALANAQRYAQQEEATRGLESTLLPVAPAHVEGANFELWYEPAGGVLGVGGDFYDVLPREDGSAFVVVGDICGKGAEAAALTGRVRHSLAALHLVERDGRTMLRLLNELLISGGSNRFATLVLGSVAPAESGLDVTLASGGHPAPLVLRRGGGVEEVSVPGTLVGVSPQARFAEATTHLDEGDVCLLYTDGVTEARNRTESAELFGDARLYTVLEDCVGLPAQEIVRRLREEVRQWLGDSGHDDIAVLAIEAARKAE, from the coding sequence ATGGTGTCACGGCCCGCTCCGGCGTCGGCCCTGCCACCCGGCGCCGAGCTGCCCGGGCACGCCGGATTCTGGCGCTCGGCGCTCGCCGACGTCCGCGACCCGGTGTTTCTCCAGGGCCCGGACGGCGCTCTGCGCTGGGCGAACGCGGCAGGCGAACGGCTCGGCGCGGCCGAGCTGATCGGTGTGACGGAGACCACCGGCATGGTCGGCCGTCGCCCGGCCAAAATCCGCGACCTGCCCGACGGCTGGCGCGCGTGGACGGTCGTCGAGGACGGCCGGCGGCGCCCGGAAGAGTTCCTCGCCGAGGCCGGTCCGAAACTGGCCGCCGCGCGCGGCCGGCACGGGACGGCCCGGGTGATCGCCGAACTCGCCGCGTCCGCCCTGGGCGAGTGCGCGTTCGTGCTCATGCCGACCACCCGCGGCCGGTGGGAGTGGTGGAGCTGCACCGACCACAGCGGGTCCGGGCACGGCCGGATCCGGCGGGTGCCCGCGCAGGCCGCGCCGGTGGTGTCGGCGGCGGTCGCGGACGTGGGACGGCCGGAGGTCCGCACGGTGCCCGTGGCCGAGGTTTCGACGTTGCCCGCGGCGGTGGCGGAACCGTTCGAGGACGCGCTGGACGTGTCGGTGGTGTCGTTCGGCTCGGGCATCGCCGGCGCGGTGCTGCTCGGCCGGCGCGGAGAGGCGCCGTTCGGGCCCGCGCACGGGCAGGCGGTCGAGGCGTTCGCGGACGCGGCCGGCGCGGCCCTGGCGAACGCGCAGCGGTACGCCCAGCAGGAAGAAGCGACGCGCGGCCTGGAGTCGACGTTGCTGCCGGTGGCGCCCGCGCACGTCGAAGGGGCGAACTTCGAACTCTGGTACGAACCGGCCGGGGGAGTGCTCGGAGTCGGCGGCGATTTCTACGACGTCCTCCCGCGGGAGGACGGCAGCGCGTTCGTGGTGGTCGGCGACATCTGCGGCAAGGGCGCGGAAGCGGCCGCGCTGACCGGGCGGGTGCGGCATTCGCTGGCCGCGCTGCACCTGGTCGAACGCGACGGCCGGACCATGCTGCGGCTGCTGAACGAATTGCTGATTTCCGGCGGCAGCAACCGGTTCGCGACGCTCGTGCTGGGTTCGGTCGCACCGGCGGAATCCGGCCTGGACGTCACCCTCGCCTCCGGCGGGCATCCGGCGCCGCTCGTGCTGCGGCGCGGGGGCGGGGTCGAGGAGGTCAGCGTGCCCGGGACGCTGGTCGGAGTGTCGCCGCAGGCGCGGTTCGCGGAGGCGACGACGCATCTGGACGAGGGCGACGTGTGCCTGCTTTACACCGACGGCGTCACCGAAGCGCGCAATCGCACCGAATCCGCTGAGCTGTTCGGCGACGCGCGGTTGTACACCGTGCTGGAGGACTGCGTGGGACTGCCGGCGCAGGAGATCGTGCGGCGGCTGCGCGAGGAAGTGCGGCAGTGGCTGGGCGATTCCGGGCACGACGACATCGCGGTGCTGGCGATCGAGGCCGCGCGGAAGGCCGAGTAA
- a CDS encoding MarR family winged helix-turn-helix transcriptional regulator, with product MSVADDAVEARAQGWRTLAALHARIEDRLNRELERAHELSVSEYTVLDVLARQDGFHLRMNQLANAVVLSQSATTRLVARLEERGLLSRYLCQDDRRGIYTEVTPSGQKLLSAARPTHDETLAAALAEAEQVPELAPLVSALATLTFAAK from the coding sequence GTGTCGGTCGCCGACGACGCTGTCGAAGCCCGGGCGCAGGGCTGGCGCACGCTGGCCGCGCTGCACGCGCGGATCGAGGACCGGCTCAACCGCGAGCTGGAACGGGCGCACGAGCTGTCGGTGAGCGAGTACACCGTGCTGGACGTGCTCGCCCGTCAAGACGGCTTCCACCTGCGGATGAACCAGCTCGCGAACGCGGTGGTGCTGAGCCAGTCCGCGACCACCCGGTTGGTCGCGCGGCTGGAGGAGCGCGGCCTGCTGTCGCGCTACCTCTGCCAAGACGACCGCCGCGGCATCTACACCGAAGTCACGCCGTCCGGGCAGAAGCTGCTCTCCGCCGCCCGCCCCACGCACGACGAGACCCTCGCCGCCGCGCTGGCCGAGGCCGAGCAGGTGCCGGAACTGGCCCCGCTCGTCTCGGCGCTGGCGACGCTGACCTTCGCCGCGAAATAG